One part of the Rutidosis leptorrhynchoides isolate AG116_Rl617_1_P2 chromosome 1, CSIRO_AGI_Rlap_v1, whole genome shotgun sequence genome encodes these proteins:
- the LOC139886413 gene encoding probable alkaline/neutral invertase D, whose amino-acid sequence MAPSTVDGPSNGSAKKEEEGTAPSLFEIDDSDLSRLLEKPRPVNIERKRSFDERSFSEMSINISPPRNNFYRTSDNSSRVFENLEGVYSPGRWTGTPRSGYFEPHPIVGDAWEALRRSLVNFRGQPVGTIAALDNSSEELNYDQVFVRDFVPSALAFLMNGEPEIVKNFLLKTVFLQSREKKVDKFKLGEGVMPASFKVLHDPVRNTETILADYGESAIGRVAPVDSGFWWIILLRAYTKSTGDTTLAEMPECQRGIRLIMTLCLSEGFDTFPTLLCADGCCMIDRRMGVYGYPIEIQALFFMALRCALLLLKRDNCESDECIDRIVKRLHALSYHMRSYFWLDIKQLNDIYRYKTEEYSHTAVNKFNVIPDSLPEWVFDFMPTRGGYFIGNVSPAKMDFRWFCLGNCVAILSSLATPEQSCAIMDLIESRWQELVGEMPLKICYPAMESHEWRIVTGCDPKNTSWSYHNGGSWPVLIWLLTAACIKAGRPQIAKRAIELAESRLLMDQWPEYYDGKLGRFIGKQARKNQTWSIAGYLVAKMMLEDPSHLGMISLEEDRQMKPQMRRSASWAF is encoded by the exons ATGGCTCCTTCAACGGTAGACGGGCCTTCAAATGGTTCTGCAAAAAAGGAGGAAGAAGGAACTGCACCGTCTTTATTTGAAATTGACGATTCCGATCTATCTAGATTATTAGAAAAACCGAGGCCCGTTAACATAGAGAGAAAAAGATCGTTTGATGAAAGATCGTTTAGTGAAATGTCAATCAACATATCACCACCAAGAAACAATTTTTATAGAACAAGTGATAATTCATCGCGTGTTTTTGAAAATCTTGAGGGCGTATATTCACCGGGTCGATGGACAGGGACTCCTAGAAGTGGTTATTTTGAACCTCATCCGATTGTAGGAGATGCTTGGGAGGCGTTAAGAAGATCGTTGGTCAACTTTCGTGGTCAACCTGTTGGGACAATTGCTGCACTTGATAATTCTTCAGAGGAACTTAACTATGATCAG GTTTTCGTAAGAGACTTTGTGCCCAGCGCATTGGCTTTCTTAATGAACGGAGAGCCTGAAATAGTAAAGAATTTTCTATTAAAAACCGTTTTCCTTCAATCACGTGAAAAGAAGGTAGACAAGTTCAAATTAGGAGAAGGGGTGATGCCTGCAAGTTTTAAAGTGCTCCACGACCCTGTTAGGAACACGGAGACCATATTAGCAGATTATGGTGAAAGTGCTATCGGGCGGGTCGCTCCAGTTGATTCGGGTTTTTGGTGGATTATTTTGCTGCGTGCATATACAAAGTCTACTGGGGATACTACTCTAGCTGAAATGCCCGAATGCCAAAGGGGTATTCGGCTTATTATGACTTTGTGCCTGTCTGAAGGATTTGATACGTTTCCGACATTGCTTTGTGCTGATGGGTGCTGTATGATTGATCGTAGAATG ggtgtataTGGGTACCCGATTGAGATACAAGCATTGTTCTTCATGGCTCTAAGATGTGCATTGCTTCTTTTAAAGCGTGATAATTGTGAGAGTGATGAATGCATTGACCGAATAGTCAAACGCCTTCATGCCCTAAGCTATCACATGAGAAGTTACTTTTGGCTCGACATTAAGCAATTAAACGACATATACCGTTACAAAACAGAAGAATACTCTCATACCGCGGTCAACAAGTTCAATGTTATTCCCGACTCACTTCCTGAATGGGTTTTTGATTTCATGCCAACTAGAGGAGGTTACTTTATTGGTAACGTAAGTCCTGCAAAAATGGATTTTAGGTGGTTTTGTTTGGGTAATTGTGTAGCTATTTTGTCTTCTTTAGCAACCCCCGAGCAGAGTTGTGCTATAATGGACCTTATTGAATCACGTTGGCAAGAACTTGTTGGTGAAATGCCGTTGAAGATTTGTTATCCGGCAATGGAAAGTCATGAATGGAGAATCGTTACCGGGTGTGACCCGAAGAATACGAGCTGGAGTTACCATAATGGTGGATCCTGGCCAG TGCTGATATGGCTTCTGACGGCAGCGTGTATTAAAGCAGGAAGACCTCAAATTGCAAAGCGAGCAATTGAGTTAGCAGAAAGCCGATTATTGATGGATCAATGGCCAGAGTATTATGACGGAAAGCTCGGTCGGTTTATAGGAAAGCAGGCTCGAAAGAACCAAACATGGTCAATAGCAGGTTACTTGGTGGCTAAAATGATGCTTGAAGATCCATCTCATTTGGGTATGATTTCACTTGAAGAAGACAGACAGATGAAACCTCAAATGAGAAGGTCTGCTTCATGGGCTTTTTGA
- the LOC139858077 gene encoding uncharacterized protein, protein MKGNPTKRPIQVVRTWVRRQPPKVKVFLAFLIAITALVFIRMVVYDHDNLFIAAEAVHALGISVLIYKLATEKTCAGLSLKSQELTAMFLGSRLYCSFVMEYDVHTLLDLATLAATVWVVYMMRFNLNSSYMHEKDNVPNHYVVIPCALLSLVVHPTTQHHVINRILWAFCVYLEAVSVLPQLRVMQNTKIVEPFTAHYVFALGVARFLSCAHWILQVLDTGGRLLTALGSGLWPSMVLLSEIVQTFILADFCYYYVQSVMGGQLVLRLPSGVV, encoded by the exons ATGAAAGGGAACCCAACGAAACGGCCAATCCAGGTTGTACGGACATGGGTACGAAGACAACCACCGAAAGTGAAGGTGTTTTTAGCGTTTTTAATCGCAATCACTGCTCTTGTTTTTATTCGTATGGTGGTTTACGATCATGATAATCTTTTTATTGCTGCTGAAGCCGTTCATGCCCTCGGTATCTCTGTTCTTATTTATAAACTTGCCACCGAAAAAACTTGTGCCG GTCTATCACTGAAGTCACAGGAACTTACGGCTATGTTCTTGGGATCTAGACTTTATTGCAGTTTTGTAATGGAATATGATGTACACACTTTATTAGATCTGGCTACATTGGCAGCCACCGTTTGGGTCGTCTACATGATGCGTTTTAACCTAAATTCTAGTTACATGCATGAAAAAGATAATGTTCCTAATCATTATGTG GTGATTCCTTGTGCTTTATTGTCTCTAGTGGTTCATCCTACAACACAACATCACGTTATAAACAGGATTCTGTGGGCCTTTTGTGTTTATCTTGAAGCTGTTTCTGTACTACCACAGCTTCGTGTTATGCAAAACACCAAG ATTGTTGAACCGTTCACAGCGCATTATGTGTTTGCTTTAGGCGTTGCAAGGTTTCTCAGTTGTGCCCATTGGATCCTACAG GTACTGGATACTGGGGGACGCTTGTTGACAGCTTTGGGTTCTGGATTGTGGCCCTCAATGGTCCTTCTTTCTGAAATCGTCCAAACGTTTATACTTGCTGACTTCTGCTATTACTATGTTCAAAG TGTTATGGGCGGGCAACTCGTTTTACGCCTTCCATCTGGAGTGGTGTGA